A part of Armatimonadota bacterium genomic DNA contains:
- the pilM gene encoding type IV pilus assembly protein PilM, with product MASKLSSVLGIDIGSQSIKVCEVKASGGSATVTAVGVVPTPEGAVDYSGVYNSEAVGNALKQIISQVGASSSSAVVTIAGQHSVLVRVIDVPRMDPDKELKSHMEWEINKNIPFAETTIMSDYKVLPSADPNSANMEVVMAMAPQSAIDTILDCIKRSGKKPVAIDVEPLGIARSVAASYPEFANESGVVVVDIGHSTTCINVYERNNLVLPRPVPGGGEMVTKAIADAMQTGVQEAETYKCTSFSVPDSATSGGGGMDPFSVGGATQAFDAGFGGTYQAGAPMADTGATTGMPAQPDLDIDPVTGLPVTGASPAYTNDPFAVADTPSAPNPNETVAMSSAPVVQQPAGDHVFSAVQGILDDLVAELRRSIDYYNGRGGTVSRIVLCGGGSKLKGLSGFIQRSLNVQCEVYDPLKNLGLAPKKVGIDYINEYREQLAVAVGNGLHIMFD from the coding sequence ATGGCTAGTAAGCTCAGTAGTGTTCTCGGGATCGACATCGGGAGCCAAAGCATTAAGGTGTGTGAAGTTAAGGCTTCCGGCGGCAGCGCTACAGTGACTGCCGTTGGCGTCGTTCCGACTCCCGAAGGCGCGGTAGATTACAGTGGTGTCTACAACAGCGAAGCGGTCGGAAATGCCCTTAAGCAGATCATCTCTCAAGTTGGCGCCTCCTCTTCGTCGGCGGTGGTTACCATTGCCGGTCAGCATTCCGTCCTAGTGCGGGTGATCGACGTTCCTCGTATGGACCCGGACAAGGAACTGAAGTCGCATATGGAATGGGAGATCAACAAGAACATTCCGTTCGCAGAAACGACGATCATGTCGGATTACAAGGTGCTTCCCAGTGCCGATCCGAACTCGGCCAACATGGAGGTCGTCATGGCGATGGCTCCCCAGTCGGCGATCGATACGATTTTGGACTGCATCAAGCGGTCCGGCAAGAAGCCGGTCGCAATCGATGTCGAGCCGCTCGGCATTGCGCGATCGGTAGCTGCTAGCTATCCCGAGTTCGCCAATGAGAGTGGTGTCGTAGTGGTCGATATTGGCCATTCTACGACCTGCATCAACGTTTACGAGCGAAACAACCTGGTTCTGCCGCGACCGGTGCCAGGCGGCGGAGAAATGGTCACCAAGGCCATAGCGGACGCTATGCAGACCGGCGTACAGGAAGCCGAGACGTATAAGTGCACCAGTTTCTCTGTTCCGGACTCCGCGACGTCAGGCGGTGGAGGGATGGATCCTTTCTCCGTAGGGGGTGCAACGCAAGCGTTTGATGCCGGATTTGGTGGTACTTACCAAGCTGGTGCTCCGATGGCCGACACCGGCGCTACAACGGGCATGCCGGCTCAGCCTGACTTGGACATCGACCCGGTGACTGGGCTGCCTGTAACGGGGGCTTCACCAGCCTATACAAACGATCCTTTTGCGGTGGCGGATACGCCATCAGCGCCTAACCCGAACGAGACGGTTGCAATGTCGTCCGCTCCGGTTGTGCAGCAGCCAGCGGGCGATCACGTTTTTTCTGCGGTTCAGGGCATTCTTGACGATTTAGTTGCAGAATTACGACGATCTATAGACTATTATAATGGTCGGGGAGGAACGGTTTCGAGAATCGTACTTTGTGGAGGGGGCTCCAAGCTGAAAGGTCTGTCTGGATTCATTCAGCGCTCACTCAACGTACAGTGCGAAGTCTACGATCCGTTGAAGAATCTTGGATTGGCCCCGAAGAAGGTCGGAATTGACTACATTAACGAGTACCGTGAGCAACTCGCAGTGGCAGTCGGCAACGGTCTGCACATCATGTTCGATTGA